A region of Syngnathoides biaculeatus isolate LvHL_M chromosome 20, ASM1980259v1, whole genome shotgun sequence DNA encodes the following proteins:
- the LOC133493980 gene encoding LOW QUALITY PROTEIN: mucin-19-like (The sequence of the model RefSeq protein was modified relative to this genomic sequence to represent the inferred CDS: inserted 1 base in 1 codon) — translation MVINLPRPVACRTFGSGVVRPFDGSTYYLRSTCRVTLSHFTHNRVECDVSAWRGRSGLLAQVEITINKIQTVLKDGSVLVESTNVSLPYDNTYQHIFQYGIYTRLRSTLLPLTVTWHSAPEGIDVLWVEMEELPADMIGLCGKHNSSSDTQELIIDNVHQDDKCQTRDLVPVGNAICKDFISYLLECLNMESLHYVQLCEKNAYLYEESMEVFCPFFKELANRCGEQSPVWSTWRELTSCNKPRCPGDLGYEEHGPAFIPSCSNPKSSNQDLTDSCVCADGLVLNDHAAGFQCIPLSGCPCVLAGATYPAGVTRSTKCQSCVCNDGKWYCGENHCPARCVIEGPYVTTYDGKEYIVPGRCTYVASQGENWSLLIEYSEKGAFLKAVVLKLFQVKAAKIQHLVTEILKPTRVLAHRSAHATVFWQSSAYVHVSTSFGVAVQLQMSPEMQLYITPPANNREKISGLCGNANKDTTDDFTASSGIVENSAQMLAKSWSVGPCEHIIDQCVNINYEKFADEHCAVLTEPSGIFGTCHPYVAVAKYHKACIRRTCTCVTTAVSLQECLCVALGSYAKACADMGVPVGDWRATTNCIVTCEKNQEFSYDTHACNRTCRPPAGPDPRCQPSGGPVDGCGCPEGTYLDGDRGCVSEAECPCHYRGVPLPPGPVLIDGRRCICEDGALACPPVCSQDFQGCADGKICIHCSEHEVKMVQKTCDSLSKPKPANTSCESGCYCPRDQYEDHTGNCXSLDHCTCVYSGRVYSAGQTVKTNCKTCTCSRGQWQCKDRPCSEKCQIFGNGHIQTFDSKWYRFDGHCQYTLVEDDCGTENGTFSVRVERVPCCDEALTCSRTVTVELKGYGTLTLSDTAGPRYLHRASPLPQSPLYTVRTVGLYIVVSVPSRELTLIWDKHTRITVELTSTWRNRVCGLCGNFDSSEMNDPQMIGSELTESPQLWKTAEPPCSEASADMFPCERNSYCFAWAQRRCMILTGETFSDCHLNVDPEPYYQSCVEESCSCEFEGKFLGFCTAVAAYAEACSDSGVCVKWRTPDLCPVYCDYYNKEDECTWHYETCGHERTCGSHSSLKLEGCYPRCPEEVPYYDENIGECTKLMNCTCYFNHTIIQPRAAVTIQRTECFCINGEIVCPPPPSTTTEATPTASTPASTGLPTTLATNGTTWPTTTSESPEPTKTTRMETTTVSTTNNPPTTTFPTTPDCECLDPMQKKRWLCGQTWTENCIQRKCTADRIELTPVVCPETKIPNCPRGRAVKISDGCCEMWTCDCKYLLLFLVTVHFNDVFLSLVGVCHIYGDPHYVSFGGVPFNFLEECTYILMQERSPQHHLTIAVDNFDCNLAGSCIKGIILNYRNNTARLTVNQDSSVVQALLNNVTVKPPYEELGFRFETTEYAVSVHLPLVRSYVSLTPFHTLVISLAMEHFFMNTAGQCGVCGGDSCIRRGGRIERDDCCDQTAYDWLYPDPTKPSCISGQDVPCPPPWPTILPTPPTPCPESWLCQLFDHQMFDSCKELVNLELLKKNCEIDSCGTPDFACSSLEHAASQCQHFGICIDWRILTNGSCDVKCPKDLIHMECQNKMDDFCFGGARNPGAPLEVNSAGCFCPKGQLRAGKHSDNCVPDCLFCQGPLGEPRWPGEVWQVNCYLCKCNNQTRTVECTPKQRQTAKCGPDEVPETKCCGDQICIEKTCSYNGTTYKVGETWKNRTDPCVSFRCTQDAIQMETQLCPVEACVEKDRTWDQQGCCFTCNQGCAPKASSINITVDNCTATMEIPVCQGQCVSESRVLLAGDLQVEPKWLYCKELTSESRSMTLQCSDLTSRHFTYKHITSCGCQT, via the exons ATGG TAATCAACTTGCCGCGACCAGTCGCTTGCAGGACCTTCGGCAGCGGAGTGGTCCGGCCCTTCGACGGCTCCACCTACTACCTGCGCTCCACCTGCCGGGTCACCCTCAGCCACTTCACCCACAACCGCGTGGAGTGCGACGTCAGCGCCTGGCGGGGACGCAGCGGGCTCCTGGCTCAAGTTGAGATCACCATCAATAAAATCCAGACCGTCTTGAAGGATGGAAGCGTCCTGGTGGAGTCCACAAA TGTCTCGCTTCCGTATGACAACACCTACCAGCACATCTTCCAATACGGCATCTACACCAGGCTGAGGAGTACGTTGCTTCCGCTGACGGTCACCTGGCACAGCGCACCTGAAGGAATAGACGTGCTTTGG GTGGAGATGGAGGAATTACCCGCAGACATGATTGGACTATGCGGGAAACACAACAGCTCCA GCGATACGCAGGAGCTGATTATTGACAACGTGCATCAAGACGATAAATGTCAAACCAGAGATTTAGTTCCGGTCGGGAATGCG ATATGCAAAGATTTCATATCCTACCTGTTAGAATGCCTGAATATGGAGAGCCTTCATTACGTTCAACTGTGCGAGAAGAACGCTTATCTTTACGAGGAAAGCATGGAGGTCTTCTGCCCGTTCTTCAAAGAGCTCGCCAACCGGTGTGGAGAGCAGAGTCCGGTTTGGAGTACATGGCGAGAGCTCACCTCTTGCA ACAAACCGAGGTGCCCGGGAGACCTCGGATATGAAGAACACGGGCCTGCGTTTATCCCCAGCTGCTCAAACCCCAAATCCTCCAACCAGGACCTCACCGATTCTTGTGTCTGCGCAGACG GTCTGGTGTTAAATGACCATGCAGCCGGTTTCCAGTGCATTCCGCTGTCCGGGTGCCCTTGTGTCTTGGCTGGCGCGACCTACCCGGCTGGGGTCACACGCAGCACCAAGTGTCAGTCATG TGTTTGCAACGATGGGAAGTGGTACTGTGGCGAAAACCACTGCCCGGCCAGATGTGTTATCGAAGGGCCATACGTGACAACGTATGATGGGAAGGAATACATCGTCCCTGGCAGATGCACATACGTCGCCTCACAG GGTGAAAACTGGTCGCTGCTGATTGAGTACTCGGAAAAGGGAGCCTTTTTGAAAGCCGTCGTTCTCAAGCTTTTCCAGGTAAAAGCCGCTAAAATCCAACATTTGGTGACTGAAATTCTAAAGCCGACAAGAGTGCTG GCTCACCGCTCAGCTCACGCCACCGTTTTCTGGCAATCGTCCGCATACGTGCACGTGAGCACATCCTTCGGTGTGGCGGTCCAACTGCAGATGTCCCCCGAGATGCAGCTCTACATCACGCCGCCTGCCAACAACAGGGAGAAAATATCAG gtcTTTGTGGAAACGCCAACAAGGACACCACAGACGACTTCACAGCCAGCAGCGGGATCGTTGAGAACTCGGCACAGATGCTCGCAAAGTCATGGAGCGTCGGTCCCTGCGAGCACATCATCGATCAGTGCGTCAACATAAACTACG AAAAATTTGCCGATGAGCATTGCGCCGTGTTGACGGAGCCGAGTGGCATATTTGGAACGTGCCATCCTTACGTAGCAGTTGCCAAGTACCACAAG GCTTGCATCAGAAGAACGTGCACCTGTGTAACCACGGCGGTGAGTTTACAAGAGTGTTTGTGCGTCGCTTTGGGGAGTTACGCGAAGGCCTGTGCAGATATGGGCGTGCCAGTAGGTGACTGGAGGGCGACGACTAACTGCA TCGTGACCTGCGAAAAGAACCAAGAATTCTCCTATGACACGCACGCTTGCAATCGCACGTGCCGCCCCCCGGCGGGGCCCGACCCCCGCTGTCAGCCGAGCGGCGGCCCAGTGGACGGCTGCGGCTGTCCCGAAGGCACCTACCTCGACGGCGACCGCGGCTGCGTATCCGAGGCCGAGTGCCCGTGTCACTACCGAGGCGTCCCGCTGCCACCTGGACCCGTTCTAATTGACGGGAGACGATG CATATGTGAGGATGGAGCGTTAGCATGTCCTCCGGTCTGCAGTCAGGATTTTCAGG GTTGCGCCGATGGGAAAATATGTATTCACTGCTCGGAGCACGAAGTTAAAATGGTGCAAAAAACGTGTGACAGCCTCAGTAAACCAAAG CCTGCCAACACATCCTGCGAAAGTGGCTGCTACTGCCCGCGTGACCAGTATGAAGATCACACCGGAAACT GTTCCCTCGACCACTGCACCTGCGTGTACAGCGGCAGAGTGTACAGCGCCGGTCAGACAGTCAAGACCAACTGCAAAACATG CACTTGCAGCCGGGGCCAGTGGCAGTGCAAAGACCGGCCCTGTTCTGAGAAGTGTCAAATATTTGGGAATGGACACATTCAGACATTTGACTCCAAATGGTACCGCTTTGACGGACACTGTCAATACACCCTTGTTGAG GATGACTGTGGAACTGAAAACGGCACCTTTTCTGTCCGAGTGGAGCGTGTCCCGTGCTGCGACGAGGCGCTCACCTGCTCCCGCACCGTCACGGTGGAGCTAAAG GGCTACGGCACGCTGACGCTGAGCGACACGGCGGGTCCCCGGTATCTTCACCGGGCCTCGCCCCTGCCGCAGAGTCCGCTTTACACCGTGCGCACCGTAGGGCTCTACATCGTGGTCTCGGTGCCCAGCAGAGAGTTGACTCTCATCTGGGACAAACACACTCGGATCACCGTGGAGCTGACGTCCACCTGGAGA AACCGAGTATGCGGCCTCTGTGGAAACTTCGACTCCAGCGAGATGAATGACCCTCAAATGATTGGCTCCGAACTTACGGAAAGCCCCCAGTTATGGAAAACAGCCGAGCCTCCGTGTTCCGAAGCGAGCGCTGACATGTTCCCGTGTGAACGCAACTCCTACTGCTTTGCCTGGGCCCAGCGGCGCTGCATGATCTTGACCGGCGAGACCTTCAGTGACTGCCACCTCAAC GTGGACCCAGAGCCGTACTACCAGAGTTGTGTAGAAGAATCGTGCTCCTGTGAGTTTGAAGGAAAGTTCCTGGGCTTCTGCACGGCTGTGGCGGCCTACGCCGAGGCCTGCAGTGACAGCGGCGTCTGCGTGAAATGGAGAACGCCGGACTTGTGTC CGGTCTACTGCGATTACTACAACAAGGAGGACGAGTGCACCTGGCACTACGAAACCTGCGGCCACGAAAGAACCTGCGGCAGCCACTCTTCCCTAAAACTGGAAG GTTGCTATCCCAGGTGTCCTGAAGAAGTGCCGTACTACGATGAAAATATCGGCGAATGTACTAAATTGATGAACTGCACCTGCTATTTCAATCACACCATCATCCAGCCGAGGGCTGCCGTAACAATACAAAGAACCGAATG CTTTTGCATCAATGGGGAAATCGTTTGTC CGCCACCGCCCTCCACCACCACAGAAGCGACACCCACTGCGAGTACGCCAGCGTCCACCGGGTTGCCCACCACTTTGGCCACAAATGGGACTACTTGGCCTACGACGACAAGTGAATCTCCTgaaccaacaaaaacaaccagAATGGAAACCACTACCGTGTCTACAACCAATAATCCACCAACGACGACATTCCCAACAACCCCCG ATTGTGAGTGCCTCGACCCGATGCAGAAGAAGCGCTGGCTGTGCGGCCAGACGTGGACTGAAAACTGCATCCAGAGGAAGTGCACCGCGGACAGGATCGAGTTGACCCCAGTGGTTTGTCCAGAAACTAAAATTCCCAACTGTCCCAGAGGACGAGCTGTAAAGATCTCGGACGGATGCTGTGAAATGTGGACGTGTGACTGTAAGTACCTTTTATTATTTCTAGTGACCGTGCATTTTAACGATGTGTTCCTCTCCCTTGTAGGCGTCTGCCACATATACGGCGACCCGCACTACGTCTCTTTTGGAGGTGTGCCTTTTAACTTCCTGGAAGAATGCACCTATATCCTAATGCAGGAGAGATCACCGCAGCATCACCTGACCATCGCCGTGGACAATTTTGACTGCAACCTCGCCGGTTCGTGCATCAAAGGCATCATCCTGAACTATCGCAACAACACGGCTCGGCTCACCGTCAACCAGGACTCGTCGGTGGTTCAG GCCTTGTTGAATAATGTGACCGTAAAGCCGCCGTATGAAGAACTCGGGTTCAGGTTTGAGACCACAGAGTACGCAGTGTCAGTACACCTGCCACTCGTACGCTCTTACGTCTCCCTCACGCCGTTCCACACCCTGGTGATCAGTTTGGCCATGGAGCATTTCTTCATGAACACTGCGGGCCAATGTG gtgtgtgtggtggggaTTCCTGCATCCGAAGAGGCGGCCGGATCGAGAGAGACGACTGCTGTGATCAGACCGCCTATGACTGGTTGTACCCTGACCCAACGAAGCCGTCTTGTATTTCTGGACAGGATGTCCCATGTCCCCCGCCGTGGCCGACTATCTTACCCACTCCCCCAACGCCCTGTCCTGAAAGTTGGCTCTGCCAGCTTTTCGATCACCA AATGTTTGACAGCTGCAAAGAGCTAGTGAATTTGGAGCTTCTGAAGAAAAACTGCGAGATCGACTCCTGCGGGACTCCGGACTTTGCGTGTTCCTCCCTCGAGCATGCTGCCAGCCAGTGCCAGCATTTTGGCATCTGTATTGACTGGCGAATCCTCACAAATGGATCGTGTG AtgtgaaatgtccaaaagactTGATCCACATGGAATGCCAAAATAAGATGGATGACTTCTGTTTTGGAGG AGCACGTAATCCAGGAGCCCCTCTCGAGGTCAACAGCGCTGGGTGCTTCTGTCCGAAGGGTCAGCTCAGGGCTGGAAAACACTCAGACAACTGCGTGCCTGATTGTTTAT TCTGCCAAGGACCCCTGGGTGAGCCCAGATGG CCCGGTGAAGTGTGGCAGGTCAACTGCTACTTGTGCAAGTGTAACAATCAAACACGGACAGTGGAGTGTACCCCCAAACAGCGGCAGACAGCCAAATGCGGCCCCGACGAGGTCCCGGAGACCAAATGCTGCGGTGATCAGATTTGCA ttgAGAAGACGTGCAGTTACAATGGCACAACATACAAG gtgggGGAGACGTGGAAAAACAGAACTGATCCGTGCGTGTCATTCCGTTGTACTCAAGACGCCATTCAAATGGAAACCCAACTCTGCCCCGTTGAAGCTTGTGTCGAG AAAGACAGAACATGGGATCAACAAGGCTGCTGTTTTACAT GTAACCAGGGATGCGCTCCAAAGGCGTCCAGTATAAACATCACCGTGGACAACTGCACCGCAACGATGGAGATCCCCGTGTGCCAGGGCCAGTGTGTTTCGGAATCAAG GGTGTTGCTCGCGGGGGACCTCCAGGTGGAGCCCAAGTGGCTGTACTGCAAGGAGCTGACCTCGGAGAGCAGGTCGATGACGCTGCAATGTTCGGACTTGACGAGCAGACATTTCACCTACAAGCACATCACCAGCTGTGGAtgccaaacctaa